In the genome of Aedes aegypti strain LVP_AGWG chromosome 2, AaegL5.0 Primary Assembly, whole genome shotgun sequence, the window aaattttgcaTCTTGAGAGAATATCGATATAGATAACGAGTTCGTATGATTACGCTCTTATTCAAGTACACCCTTGAGTTTCTCGTTATCATaaatacgagtttgtgtttctTGATACTCACGTAGAAATTATCTGTTAAAATTGTTTCAGGACCGTAATCATCGCTGATCTAGTGATAAAGTGGATTTGCAATGTCTCGGTTTAGCGGAGCACTACAACTTACAGATTTAGATGATTTTATAACACCGTCACAGGTGAGGTCATCCTAATGCGATGTAGTTCCAATGagttcaatttgttgttttccaCAGGAATGTATAAAACCCGTGAAGATTGAAACCAACAAATCAAAAACTGGATCCAAAATAACCATCCAAGATGACGGGTCTTACATGCAAGCTACTTCCGTAAGTATTCATTTATGCATCAACTTTCTTTGGAACTACATTTTGTACGTTCTTTAAAGAGTGGCCTGCAAAAGTTGGAAAAGGTGGAAATCACATTGGCCGATTGTCTTGCTTGTTCCGGTTGCATCACCTCAGCGGAGGGTGTCCTCATCACGCAGCAAAGTCAGGAAGAGCTCCTGAAAGTGATGAACGAAAATAATTTGGCGAAACTGAATAATCAACTGGATTCCGTAAGGTACATTGTGTTCACTGTCGCCCAacaaccaattctatcattggCCAAGCGATACAATTTAGGTCCTGAGGAAACCTTTGAGCGTGTCGCTGGTAAGATCAGAGACTATGTAATGGCATCGAATGGTTCTTATCTGAATGATAATGGTTTTTTAGGCTACTTCAAGAAGCTCGGTGCTGATATGGTTGTAGACACAAAGATAGCAGACGATTTGTCTTTGATTGAGAGTCGAAATGAATTCGTAGAACGGTTCAATACTAATAGGCAATCGATGCCTATGATGGCCTCATCTTGTCCTGGATGGGTGTGTTACGCCGAGAAGACCcatggaaattttattttgccttTCATTGCCACAACGAGATCACCCCAGCAGATTATGGGCGTTTTGGTTAAGAAATATCTTGCCAAAATACTGGGTGTTCCTGGGGATCGAATCTACCATGTGACAGTAATGCCATGCTATGATAAAAAGTTGGAAGCTTCGCGTGAAGATTTCTTCTCGGATGTGGACAATTGTCGGGATGTTGACTGTGTGATAACATCCAGTAAGTTTTGGATTAACATAAATTTAGTAAATTTACGCTAATAATTTAACACCTTGTAGTTGAAATCGAACAAATGTTGGACGGAACGGGCATTCAATTCCTTCAAACAGTGGAACCATCACCTATCGATTGGCCATGGCCAACGCCTCGTCCTTCTGCCTTTGTGTGGGCCCATGAGAGCTCGGGATCAGGAGGATACAGCGAATACATCTTCAAATACGCAGCGCGCAAGCTATTTAACATAAATATCGATCAAGCTGAGTTTAAAATCCTACGCAATAATGATCTCCGTGAAGCGATCCTGGAAATAAATGGAGAAGTTTTGCTACGCTTCGCGATTGCAAATGGCTTTAGGAACATTCAAAACATGGTTCAGAAACTGAAACGAGGAAAATGTAACTATCACTTTATAGAGATAATGGCATGTCCCTCCGGTTGTCTCAACGGTGGGGCACAAGT includes:
- the LOC5576033 gene encoding probable cytosolic Fe-S cluster assembly factor AAEL012261, with translation MSRFSGALQLTDLDDFITPSQECIKPVKIETNKSKTGSKITIQDDGSYMQATSSGLQKLEKVEITLADCLACSGCITSAEGVLITQQSQEELLKVMNENNLAKLNNQLDSVRYIVFTVAQQPILSLAKRYNLGPEETFERVAGYFKKLGADMVVDTKIADDLSLIESRNEFVERFNTNRQSMPMMASSCPGWVCYAEKTHGNFILPFIATTRSPQQIMGVLVKKYLAKILGVPGDRIYHVTVMPCYDKKLEASREDFFSDVDNCRDVDCVITSIEIEQMLDGTGIQFLQTVEPSPIDWPWPTPRPSAFVWAHESSGSGGYSEYIFKYAARKLFNINIDQAEFKILRNNDLREAILEINGEVLLRFAIANGFRNIQNMVQKLKRGKCNYHFIEIMACPSGCLNGGAQVRPNSGQTPRELTAELEAMYKMLPQSNPENEAVEMVYTTFLDNAGDNNKRKEFLHTSYHQIEKMNTALNIKW